Proteins from a single region of Vanessa cardui chromosome 13, ilVanCard2.1, whole genome shotgun sequence:
- the LOC124534638 gene encoding coatomer subunit epsilon, translating to MARQQQDVDELFDVKNAFYVGNYQQAINEAQNVNPSSPMVTLQRDSFLYRSYIAQGNFRIVLQELRSADPMLQPLKSLVEYLSPDANKPAIVADIDTRVAKGTELTNEIFLIVAATIYYHEENYEAALKILHGAEALELRAFTLQCLLAMNRPDLARKQLKALQDIEDDGTLTQLAQAWLNLAQGGPGVQDAHYSIMELAERLGALGAGPAAVGAAAAASRGMWEEAEQMLTEAQARAPQQPELLLGLAVTAAHSGKLPEVSSRYLDQLLESHPEHPFTKEYNAKANEIKRLAAQYQPSVSS from the exons ATGGCACGTCAGCAGCAGGACGTTGATGAACTTTTCGATgttaaaaatgctttttatgTTGGAAACTATCAACAAGCTATCAACGAGGCACAAAATGTGAAC CCTTCTTCTCCCATGGTGACTCTGCAAAGAGATTCATTTCTCTATAGATCGTACATTGCCCAAGGTAACTTCAGAATTGTACTTCAAGAACTTAGAAGTGCCGACCCTATGCTACAACCTCTTAAAAGCTTAGTGGAATACTTGTCGCCAGATGCTAATAAACCAGCCATTGTAGCCGACATTGACACTAGG GTTGCGAAGGGAACCGAGCttactaatgaaatatttttaatagtcgCTGCTACCATATACTATCACGAAGAAAACTATGAAGCGGCCTTAAA aatcCTCCATGGAGCAGAGGCATTGGAGCTGCGTGCATTCACTTTACAGTGCCTGTTGGCCATGAACCGACCAGACCTTGCTCGCAAGCAGCTGAAAGCATTGCAGGATATTGAAGATGACGGCACTCTCACGCAATTAGCTCAAGCTTGGCTCAATTTGGCAcag ggTGGTCCTGGAGTACAAGATGCGCACTATAGTATAATGGAATTGGCTGAACGGCTCGGAGCCCTGGGCGCCGGACCCGCAGCTGTAGGCGCTGCTGCAGCCGCTTCCAGAG GCATGTGGGAGGAAGCTGAGCAAATGTTAACAGAGGCCCAAGCTCGAGCTCCACAACAGCCCGAGTTGCTTCTCGGTCTGGCTGTCACGGCTGCTCACAGTGGCAAACTGCCTGAA gtATCATCTCGCTACCTAGATCAGCTGTTGGAATCACACCCAGAGCACCCCTTCACTAAGGAGTACAACGCTAAGGCAAATGAAATCAAGCGTTTAGCTGCTCAATACCAGCCTTCAGTTTCAAGCTAA
- the LOC124534897 gene encoding collagen and calcium-binding EGF domain-containing protein 1-like isoform X2, translating to MRASIGRAACALLLLYPVTLVLCRQENTGYYAEDGYRDDAIDVVDTDTVCPTDKLLRSRETCKVDGVDVQCIRLTCCEDYNYIAGRCIQKSVQPCSLHLCEQACEVRDQRVWCYCYPGFRFDPDSYRRKTQPYCIDVDECTSNNGGCEQRCVNDPGGYHCECNLPYTVASDGRRCIQPIAIALQEPLPLVRASSRCYAPCDTVSWLSRKVKQLSDQLHTTQAALKKILENPVIKGEEGTYTHRVLDATAPLEGGYCRCERGPRGPPGPSGMEGPKGDVGPRGPRGARGPKGSLDLMLLLLADIRHDIHNLEEKVYKDGDRPERFNLQKAWRRQHKQEQLEKERKIEQELEAYTAPAIVGAGPVEISPRGLNGEIIRDSETTTDWTLVKGDQSTDAMEFEDMDEKLKQLRLLANATSSGDDEDDVDTDYDYSFY from the exons GGTGGATACAGACACGGTCTGCCCCACGGACAAGCTGCTGCGGTCACGTGAAACTTGTAAAGTGGACGGCGTCGACGTACAATGCATCCGGTTGACCTGTTGCGAAGACTACAATTATATCGCTGGACG CTGTATACAAAAATCAGTGCAACCGTGTAGTCTACACTTGTGTGAGCAAGCGTGTGAAGTACGAGATCAGCGCGTGTGGTGCTATTGCTACCCAGGGTTTAGATTTGATCCGGACAGCTACAGGAGGAAAACTCAGCCATATTGTATAG ATGTTGATGAATGTACCAGCAACAATGGGGGATGTGAGCAGCGATGTGTAAATGACCCTGGAGGGTACCACTGTGAATGTAACCTACCATACACTGTCGCAAGTGACGGTAGAAGATGCATTCAACCCATAGCCATTGCATTACAG GAGCCGTTACCACTAGTTCGAGCGTCTTCCCGCTGTTACGCACCTTGCGACACTGTATCATGGCTGTCAAGAAAAGTCAAGCAACTCAGCGATCAATTACATACGACACAGGCCGCACTTAAAAAGATACTGGAAAACCCAGTCATTAAAGGAGAAG AAGGCACGTACACACATAGGGTGCTAGACGCAACAGCACCGTTGGAAGGTGGTTACTGCCGATGTGAAAGAGGGCCGAGG GGACCACCTGGTCCATCTGGTATGGAAGGGCCAAAAGGGGACGTTGGGCCAAGGGGACCGCGAGGGGCACGTGGACCAAAAGGTTCGCTTGACCTCATGCTACTGCTGCTAGCCGACATTAGGCACGACATACACAATCTAGAAGAGAAAGTCTACAAAGATGGCGATCG gcCAGAGCGTTTCAATCTGCAGAAAGCTTGGCGACGACAGCATAAGCAAGAACAATTAGAAAAAGAGCGCAAAATTGAACAAGAACTAGAAGCATACACCGCACCAGCCATCGTCGGCGCCGGGCCCGTCGAGATATCTCCACGCG GTCTAAATGGTGAAATAATCCGAGACTCGGAGACCACAACAGATTGGACACTGGTCAAAGGTGATCAGAGCACCGATGCAATGGAGTTTGAAGACATGGACGAGAAACTAAAGCAGCTCCGACTTCTGGCAAACGCAACTAGTTCTGGAGATGACGAAGACGATGTTGACACTGATTACGATTATAGTTTCTACTAG
- the LOC124534897 gene encoding collagen and calcium-binding EGF domain-containing protein 1-like isoform X1, producing MRASIGRAACALLLLYPVTLVLCRQENTGYYAEDGYRDDAIDVVDTDTVCPTDKLLRSRETCKVDGVDVQCIRLTCCEDYNYIAGRCIQKSVQPCSLHLCEQACEVRDQRVWCYCYPGFRFDPDSYRRKTQPYCIDVDECTSNNGGCEQRCVNDPGGYHCECNLPYTVASDGRRCIQPIAIALQEPLPLVRASSRCYAPCDTVSWLSRKVKQLSDQLHTTQAALKKILENPVIKGEDADRFAEGTYTHRVLDATAPLEGGYCRCERGPRGPPGPSGMEGPKGDVGPRGPRGARGPKGSLDLMLLLLADIRHDIHNLEEKVYKDGDRPERFNLQKAWRRQHKQEQLEKERKIEQELEAYTAPAIVGAGPVEISPRGLNGEIIRDSETTTDWTLVKGDQSTDAMEFEDMDEKLKQLRLLANATSSGDDEDDVDTDYDYSFY from the exons GGTGGATACAGACACGGTCTGCCCCACGGACAAGCTGCTGCGGTCACGTGAAACTTGTAAAGTGGACGGCGTCGACGTACAATGCATCCGGTTGACCTGTTGCGAAGACTACAATTATATCGCTGGACG CTGTATACAAAAATCAGTGCAACCGTGTAGTCTACACTTGTGTGAGCAAGCGTGTGAAGTACGAGATCAGCGCGTGTGGTGCTATTGCTACCCAGGGTTTAGATTTGATCCGGACAGCTACAGGAGGAAAACTCAGCCATATTGTATAG ATGTTGATGAATGTACCAGCAACAATGGGGGATGTGAGCAGCGATGTGTAAATGACCCTGGAGGGTACCACTGTGAATGTAACCTACCATACACTGTCGCAAGTGACGGTAGAAGATGCATTCAACCCATAGCCATTGCATTACAG GAGCCGTTACCACTAGTTCGAGCGTCTTCCCGCTGTTACGCACCTTGCGACACTGTATCATGGCTGTCAAGAAAAGTCAAGCAACTCAGCGATCAATTACATACGACACAGGCCGCACTTAAAAAGATACTGGAAAACCCAGTCATTAAAGGAGAAG ATGCTGATCGTTTCGCAGAAGGCACGTACACACATAGGGTGCTAGACGCAACAGCACCGTTGGAAGGTGGTTACTGCCGATGTGAAAGAGGGCCGAGG GGACCACCTGGTCCATCTGGTATGGAAGGGCCAAAAGGGGACGTTGGGCCAAGGGGACCGCGAGGGGCACGTGGACCAAAAGGTTCGCTTGACCTCATGCTACTGCTGCTAGCCGACATTAGGCACGACATACACAATCTAGAAGAGAAAGTCTACAAAGATGGCGATCG gcCAGAGCGTTTCAATCTGCAGAAAGCTTGGCGACGACAGCATAAGCAAGAACAATTAGAAAAAGAGCGCAAAATTGAACAAGAACTAGAAGCATACACCGCACCAGCCATCGTCGGCGCCGGGCCCGTCGAGATATCTCCACGCG GTCTAAATGGTGAAATAATCCGAGACTCGGAGACCACAACAGATTGGACACTGGTCAAAGGTGATCAGAGCACCGATGCAATGGAGTTTGAAGACATGGACGAGAAACTAAAGCAGCTCCGACTTCTGGCAAACGCAACTAGTTCTGGAGATGACGAAGACGATGTTGACACTGATTACGATTATAGTTTCTACTAG